The following are encoded in a window of Drosophila simulans strain w501 chromosome 3L, Prin_Dsim_3.1, whole genome shotgun sequence genomic DNA:
- the LOC6737632 gene encoding uncharacterized protein LOC6737632, with the protein MSKLDDLLSKKKTVVPVLDLSRSNIQTVEEFKRLLEKVPDYKMRPVKVRAEEIKIREKDYAFKMPKKEMRKLLRANGEREAMYTYADPVPGEMKDVVLMELCAVPIDWKMLTTLRPKNKQEEEYFSRMVEMGKLELKTEARDRREFALNNCVKKIKNKSGIVETRLMTCESCGEEMCCGKTCGDFNYDLYIRVEARVVKPKPAPLSSNKAKLNGRKKSSVGGTKIKVKKSSSKAS; encoded by the exons ATGAGCAAACTAGACGACCTGCTGTCCAAAAAGAAGACGGTGGTGCCCGTCTTGGACCTCAGCCGCAGCAATATCCAGACCGTCGAGGAGTTCAAACGGCTGCTGGAGAAGGTGCCCGACTACAAGATGCGACCGGTGAAGGTGCGCGCCGAGGAGATAAAGATCCGGGAGAAGGACTACGCCTTCAAGATGCCCAAAAAAGAGATGCGAAAGCTGCTGCGAGCCAACGGGGAACGAGAGGCGATGTACACGTATGCGGATCCGGTGCCCGGTGAAATGAAGGATGTGGTGCTGATGGAACTGTGTGCGGTGCCCATCGATTGGAAGATGCTGACCACGCTGAGGCCCAAGAACAaacaggaggaggagtactTCAGCCGCATGGTTGAGATGGGAAAGCTGGAGCTAAAGACCGAGGCTCGCGATCGCCGGGAGTTTGCCCTCAACAATTGTGTCAAGAAAATCAAGAATAAATCCGGAATTGTGGAAACTCGACTGATGACCTGCGAGTCCTGCGGCGAGGAAATGTGTTGTG GCAAGACTTGCGGCGACTTCAATTACGATCTGTACATTCGGGTTGAGGCCAGGGTGGTTAAGCCCAAACCGGCACCTTTGTCCTCCAACAAGGCCAAATTAAATGGACGCAAAAAGTCATCGGTGGGCGGAACCAAGATCAAGGTCAAAAAATCCTCAAGCAAAGCCAGTTAA